The genomic stretch AGTTCCGTCTTTACAACCGGCACCGCTTTTCCTCGCGGCATCAGTTTCTGGCGCACCGCCTTCCAATCGCCGACGCGGATGGACTGTTGGCCTTCATAAGCGGGAAATTCACGATATAAATAATGTCGTTCCAATTGGGTCTCTCCCAAAAGCGTTGGTGCGAAACTGATTCCATCGATTCCTCCAGGCACCTTCCCATTCCCTGCCAAATCTGCCAATGTAGGCATCCAGTCCTCAAAACCCGTTACCCTTTCCGAAACAGTTCCGGCAGAAATATGTCCTTTCCAGCGTACGACACAAGGCACGCGAATGCCACCTTCGTAAAGCGTTCCTTTGCCATCGCGTAGTCCTCCATGGGAGTTGAAGAAAATACTATCTGTGCCTGCCAACCCCTCATGAGTACCATGAGTTGGACCATTGTCGCTGGTGAAAACAAAGATCGTGTCTTCATCGAGGCCGAGTTCTTCCACCAAATCTATGGCCCGGCCGATGTCCCTATCCATGCGGGTGATCATAGCTGCATAGGCAGCCCGGGGTTTGAAGTGAGGAATGTAACCTTTTCCACCCCTGTAGGGAGGATCCTCCCACTCACCGATATATTCCTGCAGCGAGTCTTCCGGGACCTGCAACGCCAAATGCGGCACCGTGGTTGGCCAGTAGAGAAAGAAGGGTTTGTCTTTGTTATCCCGGATAAAATTCAGCGCCTCTTCGGCAATCAGATCCGCTGAATACTCATTGCCCTCGAAACGTTTGTAACTCGCCGGATTGTTGGGATCTTCATCCGGACGAAAGGTGTCGTGGGCAGAAAATGGCGTATTATCGAGCTCGATGGTCTTGTCGTCGTCCCAAAGGTAGGTCGGATAAAAATTATGCGCGACGCTCTGACAATTGTAACCAAACCAGCGATTAAAACCCTGCCTTAAAGGAGCCCCAGTTGAGTCG from Verrucomicrobiota bacterium encodes the following:
- a CDS encoding arylsulfatase — its product is MKHFYSSFLFGLVILLSLAQMLVARSPNIVFIVADDLGYGDLGCYGQEKIRTPNVDRIAAEGMKFISHYAGTAVCAPSRCVLMTGKDPGHAYVRNNRGMGQGNVIGRPEVEGQFPIPDEEVTIPEVLQTSGYVTGGFGKWGLGGPDSTGAPLRQGFNRWFGYNCQSVAHNFYPTYLWDDDKTIELDNTPFSAHDTFRPDEDPNNPASYKRFEGNEYSADLIAEEALNFIRDNKDKPFFLYWPTTVPHLALQVPEDSLQEYIGEWEDPPYRGGKGYIPHFKPRAAYAAMITRMDRDIGRAIDLVEELGLDEDTIFVFTSDNGPTHGTHEGLAGTDSIFFNSHGGLRDGKGTLYEGGIRVPCVVRWKGHISAGTVSERVTGFEDWMPTLADLAGNGKVPGGIDGISFAPTLLGETQLERHYLYREFPAYEGQQSIRVGDWKAVRQKLMPRGKAVPVVKTELYNLKDDLAEIRDVSAQHPKIVAALELLMRDHRTVSKEFPFPILDGTVQ